The proteins below come from a single Pandoraea apista genomic window:
- the corA gene encoding magnesium/cobalt transporter CorA, whose translation MLVNCVAYEDGRKIADLQPDEISDYLERPRCFVWVALKDPGPGELALMQHEFGLHDLAVEDAQHGHQRPKIEQYGDSLFAVLHVLNKDAEGDFSIGEVAIFVGHNYVLSVRSNATQGLGAVRARAEKEPLLLRQGSIFVLYALMDAIVDSYFPVLNDLEAELEAIEEQIFTPNEPAKGRAIIEDLYQLKRRLITLQHACVPLMESVSKLFGAMAPKLCGGMQEYFRDVFDHLQRITKNIDLLREMVTTALSVNLGMISLSENETTKRLGSFAALFAVPTMIAGIYGMNFADIPELKFQYGYPVCIAVMIVIDLLLFLKFRKAGWL comes from the coding sequence ATGCTAGTGAATTGTGTGGCCTATGAGGATGGCCGCAAGATTGCCGACCTGCAACCCGATGAAATCTCGGACTATCTCGAGCGCCCCCGTTGTTTTGTCTGGGTGGCGCTCAAGGACCCGGGGCCGGGAGAACTTGCGCTGATGCAGCATGAGTTCGGCTTGCACGATCTCGCCGTCGAAGATGCGCAGCACGGCCACCAGCGTCCGAAAATCGAGCAGTACGGCGACTCGCTTTTTGCCGTGCTGCATGTGCTGAACAAGGACGCCGAGGGTGATTTCTCCATCGGCGAAGTGGCGATTTTCGTCGGGCACAATTATGTGCTGTCAGTGCGCTCGAACGCGACTCAGGGGCTTGGTGCGGTGCGGGCTCGTGCCGAGAAGGAGCCGCTGCTGTTGCGTCAGGGCTCGATCTTCGTGCTCTACGCGCTCATGGACGCCATCGTCGACAGTTACTTCCCCGTGCTCAACGATCTTGAAGCAGAACTTGAAGCGATAGAAGAGCAGATCTTCACGCCGAACGAACCTGCGAAAGGCCGGGCGATCATTGAGGATCTGTATCAACTCAAGCGCAGGCTCATCACGCTTCAGCACGCTTGTGTGCCGCTGATGGAGTCGGTCAGCAAGCTGTTCGGTGCGATGGCGCCCAAATTGTGCGGCGGCATGCAGGAGTATTTCCGCGACGTGTTCGATCATCTGCAGCGCATTACGAAGAACATCGATCTGCTGCGCGAAATGGTCACGACCGCGTTGTCAGTCAATCTGGGGATGATCTCGCTGTCGGAGAACGAGACGACGAAACGGCTGGGGTCGTTTGCGGCGCTCTTCGCCGTGCCGACGATGATTGCCGGGATCTACGGCATGAACTTCGCCGATATCCCCGAGTTGAAGTTTCAGTATGGCTATCCGGTGTGTATTGCCGTCATGATCGTTATCGATCTGCTGTTGTTCCTGAAATTCCGCAAGGCCGGCTGGCTATGA
- a CDS encoding bifunctional acetate--CoA ligase family protein/GNAT family N-acetyltransferase, with protein sequence MTTRNLSQMFQPKSVAVIGASNRERRVGTTVLQNVVDGGFKGDIYPVNPKYSTLANLRCYRDVADLPQAPDLAVICTPPATVPDLIRELGERGTRAVVVLTSGLARERDRQGVTLQERMLKNAKPHVLRILGPNCIGLLSPGIGLNASFAHMGARAGKLAFVSQSGALTTAVLDWADAREIGFSHFVSLGDSADVDFGDMLDYLASDPGTDAILMYMESIRDARKFMSAARAAARNKPVVVIKSGRVPEGAQAAASHTGALAGSDDVYDAAIRRAGMLRVDTTDELFAAVETLARLRPFYGDKLSIMTNGGGAGVMATDALVLDGGKLAHLSDKTREALDAALPKTLGRVNPVDIGGDADLARYTATLAALCEDPETAAVLFIQAPTAVMPSLDVANALAALPKPSKNVFTCWLGGETAERARRICREAGLPTYDTPENAARAFLEAVNYRRNQSLLMETPPSIPPGFAPDVARVRAIVDSAMREGRALLSEPEAKGVLAAYGIPVVETLVAETPEQAGELAQGIGFPVAVKLISPDITHKSDVGGVVLNIESAEQAREAACQIRKRALAAKPGARVTGYSVQRMANGAEAFELIVGVATDSVFGPVLLFGQGGTAVEVIADRTIGLPPLNLNLARDMVARARVSKLLAGYRNRPAADHEAIYLTLVKLSQLVCDVPEIAELDINPLFADSHGVLALDARIVARAPALPGHGRLAIRPYPQELESTIDAGGRPVRVRPIRPEDEPAYSAFFHTLTPQDVQFRYFGLIKELSHSQMARVTQIDYDRAMTFVATEKDEAGNTRLLGVVQALADPDNTVAEFAVTVSPAAQGRGLGRALMEHIVDYSRKRGTGELIGYVLTANTRMLTLARHLGFVEDKEMEAGILHIRLPLQQTAQAQETRKA encoded by the coding sequence ATGACCACCCGTAATCTGAGTCAGATGTTCCAGCCGAAATCGGTCGCCGTGATCGGCGCGTCCAATCGCGAACGGCGCGTGGGCACGACCGTGCTGCAAAACGTCGTCGACGGGGGCTTCAAAGGCGATATTTATCCGGTCAATCCAAAGTACTCGACGCTTGCGAATCTCCGGTGCTATCGCGATGTCGCCGATTTGCCGCAAGCGCCGGACCTCGCCGTGATCTGCACGCCGCCGGCGACGGTGCCCGATCTCATTCGCGAACTGGGTGAGCGCGGCACGCGCGCCGTGGTGGTGCTCACCTCGGGGCTTGCGCGCGAGCGCGATCGTCAGGGCGTGACGTTGCAGGAGCGCATGCTCAAGAACGCGAAGCCTCATGTGCTGCGTATTCTCGGCCCGAATTGCATCGGACTGCTGAGTCCCGGTATCGGATTGAACGCCAGCTTCGCCCATATGGGCGCGCGCGCGGGCAAGCTTGCCTTTGTGTCCCAATCGGGCGCACTGACGACCGCCGTGCTCGACTGGGCGGATGCCCGTGAAATCGGTTTCTCGCATTTCGTCTCGCTGGGCGACAGCGCCGACGTGGACTTCGGCGACATGCTCGACTATCTGGCGAGCGATCCCGGCACGGACGCCATTCTGATGTACATGGAATCGATTCGCGATGCGCGAAAATTCATGTCCGCTGCGCGCGCCGCGGCACGCAACAAGCCGGTGGTCGTCATCAAGTCGGGGCGTGTGCCCGAGGGGGCGCAGGCAGCGGCGTCTCATACGGGGGCATTGGCGGGGTCGGACGATGTCTACGACGCGGCAATTCGCCGAGCCGGCATGTTGCGCGTGGATACGACAGACGAACTGTTTGCCGCAGTCGAGACGCTCGCACGGTTGCGCCCGTTCTACGGCGACAAGTTGTCGATCATGACCAACGGCGGGGGGGCGGGGGTGATGGCGACCGACGCGCTCGTGCTCGATGGCGGCAAGCTTGCCCATCTGAGCGACAAGACGCGCGAGGCACTCGACGCCGCGTTGCCCAAAACGCTTGGCCGGGTCAACCCGGTGGACATTGGCGGCGATGCCGATCTCGCGCGTTACACCGCCACGCTCGCGGCGCTTTGCGAAGACCCGGAGACGGCGGCCGTGCTGTTCATTCAGGCGCCCACGGCGGTCATGCCGAGTCTGGACGTTGCGAATGCACTTGCGGCGCTGCCCAAGCCGTCTAAGAACGTGTTTACCTGCTGGCTCGGTGGTGAGACAGCCGAGCGCGCTCGCCGGATCTGCCGGGAAGCCGGGTTGCCGACGTACGACACCCCGGAGAACGCCGCGCGGGCGTTTCTCGAGGCCGTCAACTATCGCCGCAACCAGTCGCTGCTGATGGAGACGCCGCCGTCGATTCCGCCGGGCTTCGCGCCCGATGTGGCGCGTGTGCGCGCCATCGTCGACAGTGCAATGCGCGAGGGGCGGGCGTTGCTCTCCGAGCCGGAGGCGAAGGGGGTACTCGCCGCCTACGGCATTCCCGTGGTGGAAACACTCGTCGCAGAGACGCCGGAACAAGCGGGCGAGTTGGCGCAGGGTATTGGCTTTCCCGTCGCCGTCAAACTGATCTCGCCGGACATCACGCACAAGTCTGACGTGGGCGGGGTTGTGCTCAATATCGAATCGGCCGAACAGGCGCGCGAGGCCGCTTGTCAGATTCGCAAACGTGCGCTGGCGGCGAAACCGGGGGCGCGCGTGACCGGCTACTCGGTGCAACGCATGGCCAATGGCGCCGAAGCGTTCGAACTGATCGTCGGTGTGGCAACGGACAGCGTGTTCGGTCCGGTGCTGCTGTTCGGTCAAGGCGGCACTGCGGTCGAAGTGATCGCCGATCGCACCATCGGTCTGCCGCCGCTGAACCTGAACCTCGCACGCGACATGGTGGCGCGTGCGCGTGTGTCGAAGCTGCTCGCGGGCTACCGCAACCGGCCTGCCGCCGATCACGAGGCAATCTACCTCACGCTCGTCAAACTCTCTCAACTCGTGTGTGACGTGCCCGAGATCGCCGAGCTCGACATCAATCCGCTGTTCGCCGATTCACATGGTGTGCTTGCCCTCGACGCTCGTATCGTGGCGCGTGCGCCTGCCTTGCCGGGGCACGGACGTCTTGCGATCCGCCCGTATCCGCAGGAACTCGAAAGCACGATCGACGCCGGCGGCCGGCCAGTGCGCGTGCGTCCGATCCGGCCGGAGGACGAGCCTGCCTACAGCGCGTTCTTCCATACGCTTACGCCGCAGGACGTGCAGTTCCGTTACTTCGGCCTGATCAAGGAGTTGTCGCATTCGCAGATGGCGCGCGTCACCCAGATCGACTACGACCGGGCAATGACCTTCGTCGCTACGGAAAAGGACGAGGCGGGCAATACGCGTCTGCTCGGTGTGGTTCAGGCGCTGGCCGATCCCGACAATACCGTGGCGGAGTTTGCCGTGACGGTCAGCCCGGCAGCGCAGGGGCGCGGCCTCGGCCGTGCGCTCATGGAACACATAGTCGACTACAGCCGCAAACGAGGCACTGGGGAACTCATCGGCTATGTCCTCACGGCAAATACGCGTATGCTGACACTCGCCCGTCATCTCGGATTTGTCGAAGACAAGGAAATGGAGGCGGGCATTCTTCATATCCGGCTGCCGCTGCAACAGACGGCGCAGGCGCAGGAGACACGCAAGGCGTGA
- the dps gene encoding DNA starvation/stationary phase protection protein Dps, whose amino-acid sequence MALNHTRNTLGEKIRIESVNQLNRGLVNGIDVQRQAKQAHWNVHGPGFIELHLLFDEVYNAAIEWADLCAERLVALGGVADGRVQTVSQKTELPPYKNEFKRGLDHAAALAEALAAYGEIIRGLIDASAEIGDATTSDVFTEISRGVDDHLWKVEAHLRGD is encoded by the coding sequence ATGGCTCTGAATCATACGCGTAACACCCTCGGTGAAAAGATTCGTATCGAGTCGGTCAACCAGCTCAATCGCGGACTGGTCAACGGCATCGACGTTCAGCGTCAGGCCAAGCAGGCGCACTGGAACGTACATGGCCCGGGCTTCATCGAGCTTCACCTGCTGTTCGACGAGGTCTACAACGCGGCCATCGAATGGGCCGATCTTTGCGCAGAGCGTCTTGTGGCGCTGGGCGGTGTGGCCGACGGCCGCGTGCAAACCGTCTCTCAGAAGACCGAATTGCCGCCTTACAAGAACGAGTTCAAACGAGGTCTCGATCACGCGGCGGCACTGGCGGAAGCGCTCGCGGCATATGGCGAGATCATTCGCGGCCTGATCGACGCCTCGGCGGAAATTGGCGATGCCACCACGTCAGACGTCTTCACGGAAATCTCGCGGGGCGTTGACGACCACCTGTGGAAAGTCGAAGCCCACCTGCGAGGCGATTGA
- a CDS encoding HdeD family acid-resistance protein: MLRLLSKYWWLLVLRGVLAVIFGIAAFALPGVTIAVLVLCFGAFSFVDGIFSLGAAWSARQEHADWWLPLLQGIAGIVIGVLTYLNPALTAVALLIYIVAWSFVAGILQVAAGIALRREVKGELWVILSGVFSILFAIFIMWQPGAGALALIWAIGSWAIVWGVLLVMAGFKLRGVAHGAPQAPSGHLRS, encoded by the coding sequence ATGCTCAGACTTCTGTCGAAATACTGGTGGTTGCTAGTGTTGCGCGGTGTGCTGGCCGTGATTTTCGGTATCGCGGCGTTTGCATTGCCTGGGGTGACGATTGCGGTGCTGGTGTTGTGTTTCGGCGCGTTTTCGTTCGTCGACGGTATCTTCTCGCTCGGTGCGGCGTGGAGTGCGCGTCAGGAGCATGCCGATTGGTGGCTGCCTCTGCTACAAGGCATTGCGGGCATTGTCATCGGTGTCCTGACCTATCTCAACCCGGCGTTGACCGCCGTTGCGTTGCTCATCTATATCGTGGCCTGGAGTTTTGTCGCCGGCATATTGCAGGTGGCCGCCGGCATCGCGTTGCGTCGCGAGGTCAAGGGCGAACTGTGGGTCATTCTCTCCGGTGTGTTCAGCATTCTGTTCGCCATCTTCATCATGTGGCAACCGGGCGCAGGCGCGCTCGCGCTTATCTGGGCCATCGGGTCTTGGGCCATCGTCTGGGGCGTATTGCTCGTGATGGCCGGTTTCAAGTTGCGGGGTGTCGCGCACGGTGCACCGCAGGCACCTTCAGGGCATCTGCGGTCGTAG
- a CDS encoding spore coat U domain-containing protein, translating to MNRSLLYLAFSAMVCGLGQAAPAHAAVYSNGTATAQMRVQLTILPGCTIAATPMTFNAVQGSATGPVASTSSLTVICTASTGYNIGLNAGTVPASTETNRLLAGTLSGNTTTIPFGLFQDSGYGTPWGNTQGTNTLSDSGTGVGKVYTVYGQATLSATMPEPDVYSSTVTATVYF from the coding sequence ATGAATCGATCGCTGCTATATCTCGCCTTTTCCGCGATGGTGTGCGGACTTGGCCAAGCCGCCCCCGCGCACGCTGCCGTCTATTCGAACGGAACCGCAACGGCGCAGATGCGCGTGCAGTTGACGATCCTTCCCGGCTGCACGATCGCGGCCACGCCCATGACCTTCAATGCGGTTCAGGGGTCGGCCACCGGTCCGGTGGCCAGCACGTCGTCGCTCACGGTGATTTGCACCGCGTCGACGGGCTACAACATCGGCCTGAACGCCGGCACGGTTCCCGCTTCGACGGAGACGAATCGTCTGCTCGCCGGCACGCTCTCGGGCAACACCACCACGATTCCGTTCGGTCTCTTTCAGGACTCCGGCTACGGCACACCGTGGGGCAACACGCAGGGCACGAATACGCTGAGCGACTCGGGCACCGGTGTAGGCAAGGTGTACACCGTCTATGGACAGGCCACGCTGTCGGCCACGATGCCCGAGCCGGACGTCTATTCGTCGACGGTCACCGCGACCGTGTATTTTTGA
- a CDS encoding molecular chaperone, with translation MTPSRPVVRRPTAYACGGAFVALLTLCVTDGNGATLQVSPVIVNLPPTQPATTLTLGNSGDLPVHGQLRLYAWTQRNGDNVLTPTDALVASPPIVRIEPGERQIVRLVHVARKPERREQSYRLLVDELPSAEATVADGVSIRLRYSLPVFVQASDAHAPSLRFDVRIAQGEVEVHNNGERHAQLGATRVLDAAGRSVEVTRGLLGYVLAGQSRRFPVRWPAGAPPIAPFTVESRIDTVPMRFAAGPAPDGER, from the coding sequence ATGACCCCATCGAGACCGGTCGTTCGCCGTCCAACAGCCTACGCCTGCGGCGGCGCGTTCGTGGCCCTGCTCACCCTCTGCGTAACCGACGGTAACGGCGCGACGCTGCAAGTCTCGCCAGTCATCGTCAATCTCCCGCCCACGCAGCCCGCCACCACGCTCACGCTGGGCAACTCCGGCGATCTGCCGGTTCACGGCCAGTTGCGGCTGTATGCGTGGACGCAACGCAATGGCGACAATGTCCTCACACCCACCGACGCGCTCGTCGCCAGCCCGCCGATCGTGCGCATCGAGCCGGGCGAGCGGCAGATCGTAAGGCTCGTACATGTCGCCCGCAAACCCGAGCGCCGCGAGCAGAGCTACCGGCTGCTGGTCGACGAACTCCCGTCTGCCGAGGCCACCGTTGCCGATGGGGTCTCTATTCGTCTGCGGTACTCGCTGCCGGTCTTCGTGCAAGCGAGCGACGCACATGCGCCATCGCTGCGTTTCGACGTGCGCATCGCCCAGGGCGAGGTTGAAGTACACAACAATGGCGAGCGGCATGCGCAGCTCGGCGCAACGCGTGTGCTGGATGCCGCAGGGCGCAGCGTGGAAGTGACCCGTGGGCTGCTTGGCTATGTGCTCGCCGGGCAATCGCGGCGCTTCCCCGTGCGCTGGCCCGCTGGCGCACCGCCCATCGCCCCGTTCACGGTGGAGTCGCGCATCGACACGGTACCGATGCGATTTGCCGCAGGTCCGGCGCCGGATGGCGAGCGCTAG
- a CDS encoding fimbria/pilus outer membrane usher protein yields the protein MGITSLGKTGEVHAASPTPVTNDGRPPARDAAVATRLDDATLPAASAFAPPRFPGVSHLDGRYVLDVIVNGESTGQLAPVVRQRGRWFVRAGDLRALGLSSSRLPTADGTEVALDALDGVEATYHAANQSLALQVSDAWLTPHRLANPPPVLVNATSGAGVLVNYDGYVQRDRFTRASVWNDIRGFWSGGTVHQTGLVEHSPWRRGYRRYDTWWQHDDPARLTTWAAGDLITGSLSWTRSVRIAGLQWRRNFSLRPDLVTFPIPALRGSAVVPSSVDLYLDGVRRMSGRVPPGPFVIQEAPGLTGDLQASVVTRDALGREQITTVPLYVDPRLLARGLSSFSVEAGLPRDDYGVRSFSYRRHPVVSMATRYGATDGLTLEAQAQAGRRLALGGAGALMALGRRGVVSASGAVSGGHRTGGQWSVGYQYLSRRLSIDAQMIRTAGRYRDIASLDGVPAPTASDRVSVSLPFARGSTASLAWFAQRAPRQPATRVLSASLSLPAGTRGMLSVGGFRDFARRGSHGVFAMLSVLLGGGALGSTSFNRQDGQTQTWVAASRTPDYGGGWGWQVLGGRAFSQRTAQGELQYLGRHGQISALAQQVGHQTGTSLGVTGALVVMNNTVHATRRTYDAFALVSTDGQSGVPVLRESVAIGRTDSRGYFLVPDLNGFEATRIDIDPTHLPADLAVATTEQRIAPQAGSGVFVHFPIRRYRAALVTLVDATGQPLPPGTPVQHVQSGAVTVVGYDGEVFVDALGPDNTLESRDGRQRCRASFDWTAPREGRMTRLGPLECVAFGTLADERSPQGAQEDRS from the coding sequence ATGGGCATCACCTCCCTTGGCAAGACAGGCGAGGTGCACGCCGCCTCCCCCACCCCTGTGACAAACGACGGCCGCCCCCCGGCGAGAGATGCCGCCGTCGCCACGCGCCTCGACGATGCCACGCTTCCGGCTGCGAGCGCGTTCGCACCGCCCCGGTTCCCTGGCGTTTCCCATCTGGATGGGCGCTACGTGCTTGACGTGATCGTGAATGGCGAGTCGACGGGACAATTGGCACCCGTCGTGCGCCAGCGGGGGCGATGGTTCGTTCGCGCAGGCGATCTGCGCGCGCTTGGGCTGTCTTCAAGCCGCCTGCCGACAGCCGACGGCACAGAAGTCGCCCTCGATGCGCTCGACGGCGTCGAAGCGACGTACCACGCCGCAAATCAGTCGCTCGCGCTACAGGTGAGCGATGCCTGGCTCACGCCCCACCGGCTTGCCAACCCGCCCCCTGTTCTCGTGAACGCAACGTCAGGCGCGGGCGTACTCGTGAACTACGACGGCTATGTTCAGCGCGACCGCTTCACACGCGCGTCTGTCTGGAACGACATCCGGGGCTTCTGGTCGGGCGGCACGGTGCATCAGACCGGACTCGTCGAGCATTCTCCGTGGCGGCGCGGATACCGCCGCTACGACACCTGGTGGCAACACGACGATCCGGCCCGGCTAACCACCTGGGCGGCGGGCGATCTCATCACCGGCTCACTTTCCTGGACACGCTCCGTGCGTATTGCCGGCCTGCAATGGCGACGCAACTTCAGCCTGCGCCCGGATCTCGTCACGTTCCCCATTCCTGCGTTGCGCGGTAGCGCCGTGGTGCCGTCGTCGGTCGATCTGTACCTCGACGGTGTGCGGCGCATGAGCGGGCGTGTTCCACCGGGACCCTTCGTGATTCAGGAGGCACCGGGGCTCACCGGCGACTTGCAAGCGAGCGTTGTGACACGCGACGCGCTCGGGCGCGAGCAGATCACCACGGTCCCGCTCTACGTCGATCCGCGGCTGCTGGCTCGCGGACTGTCGAGCTTCTCGGTGGAAGCCGGCCTGCCGCGCGACGATTACGGCGTGCGCTCGTTTTCCTACCGCCGTCATCCCGTTGTGTCGATGGCTACGCGTTACGGCGCGACCGACGGCCTCACGCTCGAAGCTCAGGCGCAAGCCGGGCGACGGCTCGCGCTGGGCGGTGCCGGTGCCCTGATGGCGTTGGGCAGACGGGGCGTTGTGAGCGCGTCGGGCGCGGTGTCTGGCGGCCACCGCACAGGCGGTCAATGGAGCGTTGGCTATCAATACCTGTCGCGACGCCTCAGTATCGACGCGCAGATGATTCGGACTGCCGGGCGTTACCGGGACATCGCGTCGCTCGACGGTGTGCCGGCGCCCACCGCCAGCGACCGCGTGAGTGTTTCCCTACCGTTCGCGCGCGGCAGCACGGCGTCGCTCGCCTGGTTCGCGCAACGCGCGCCGCGTCAGCCCGCGACCCGTGTGTTATCGGCCAGCTTGTCACTGCCGGCGGGTACGCGCGGCATGCTTTCCGTGGGCGGGTTTCGCGACTTCGCGCGGCGCGGGTCTCATGGGGTGTTCGCCATGCTCAGCGTCTTGCTGGGTGGTGGCGCGCTCGGGAGTACGTCGTTCAATCGGCAAGACGGGCAGACGCAAACCTGGGTGGCCGCCAGCCGTACACCGGATTACGGCGGCGGCTGGGGTTGGCAGGTGCTGGGGGGACGTGCCTTCTCGCAACGCACCGCGCAAGGCGAATTGCAGTATCTGGGCCGTCACGGCCAGATCTCGGCGCTCGCGCAACAGGTGGGGCATCAGACAGGCACCTCGCTCGGCGTGACCGGCGCGCTCGTCGTCATGAACAACACCGTGCACGCCACGCGACGCACCTACGACGCCTTCGCGCTCGTGAGCACCGACGGTCAGTCCGGCGTTCCGGTACTGCGCGAATCGGTCGCCATCGGTCGTACGGATTCGCGGGGCTACTTCCTCGTGCCGGATCTGAATGGCTTCGAAGCGACGCGAATCGACATCGACCCGACGCATTTGCCTGCCGATCTGGCAGTCGCTACAACGGAGCAGCGCATCGCGCCGCAAGCGGGCAGCGGCGTATTCGTTCACTTCCCCATACGCCGCTACCGTGCGGCACTCGTCACGCTCGTGGACGCCACAGGCCAACCGTTGCCCCCGGGCACCCCGGTGCAACATGTGCAAAGCGGTGCTGTCACCGTGGTCGGCTACGACGGCGAAGTCTTTGTCGACGCCCTTGGTCCGGATAACACGCTTGAATCCCGCGACGGACGCCAGCGATGCCGCGCATCTTTCGACTGGACGGCGCCGCGCGAGGGCCGCATGACCCGCCTGGGGCCGCTGGAATGCGTTGCGTTCGGCACGTTGGCTGACGAGCGCTCCCCGCAAGGCGCGCAGGAGGACCGCTCATGA
- a CDS encoding spore coat U domain-containing protein, which produces MTDVSRRRRGWQRCLWATGLTLLSAAAQAQTCSLGTPMLAFPAFSPISGAALTATGTIPVSCTWPLLGGNPNVKACLALNASQPLSLSNAGNAITFGIFTDSAFSNTWGTAPSSAIAITMTRPLLGGTLTQNVNFYGRIAAAQTTVPTSGSSNTVYTRVFTSGEMSLQYASYGLLSPAPACGSAMTAAPGTPFSASVTVINNCTIAAANITFATQSALTRPVAGAGQLTVQCTNNDAFRVSLSAGLLGTVTSRSMTGPTGSRVSYQLYLDSGYATIWGDGTSGTSQLSAVGTGIVQFIPIYALVPSQSTPAPGIYTDSVTATIQF; this is translated from the coding sequence ATGACCGACGTGTCGCGCAGACGACGGGGGTGGCAACGCTGCCTGTGGGCCACCGGCCTCACCCTCCTGAGCGCTGCGGCGCAAGCGCAAACCTGTTCGCTCGGCACGCCGATGCTCGCGTTCCCGGCGTTCAGCCCGATCTCGGGCGCCGCGCTGACAGCCACGGGCACGATCCCTGTGTCGTGCACCTGGCCCCTGCTTGGCGGCAATCCGAACGTCAAAGCGTGCCTCGCGCTCAACGCGAGTCAGCCGCTCTCGCTGAGCAATGCCGGCAACGCCATCACATTCGGAATCTTCACTGACTCCGCGTTCTCGAACACATGGGGCACCGCCCCCAGCAGCGCCATTGCCATCACGATGACACGCCCGCTCCTTGGTGGCACGTTGACACAGAACGTGAATTTTTACGGAAGAATTGCCGCCGCACAGACGACCGTGCCGACGTCCGGCAGCAGCAACACCGTCTACACGCGGGTCTTCACATCGGGGGAGATGAGTTTGCAGTATGCGTCGTACGGCTTGCTGTCTCCCGCCCCCGCCTGCGGCAGCGCCATGACCGCTGCCCCGGGCACCCCCTTCAGCGCCAGTGTGACGGTCATCAACAACTGCACCATTGCCGCCGCCAACATCACCTTTGCAACGCAATCGGCGCTGACCCGTCCGGTCGCCGGCGCGGGGCAGCTCACGGTGCAATGCACGAACAACGACGCGTTTCGCGTCAGCCTGTCCGCTGGGCTGCTGGGCACTGTCACCTCACGCAGCATGACCGGCCCAACGGGCAGCAGGGTCAGCTACCAGCTCTATCTGGACAGTGGCTACGCCACGATCTGGGGGGATGGCACATCGGGAACGTCGCAACTGTCTGCGGTGGGTACCGGGATCGTGCAGTTCATCCCGATCTACGCCCTTGTGCCGTCGCAATCGACACCGGCCCCCGGCATCTACACCGACAGCGTGACAGCAACGATTCAGTTTTGA
- the astA gene encoding arginine N-succinyltransferase: MRVVRLARPDDLPALLKLAALAGPGMTSFKPDQAALEARLARVAATLQGHAPTGEQGYLFVMEDVSTGEIAGVCGLEAAVGLEQPFYTYRKDTIVHASRELNVWSRMLTLSLSNDLTGYSELCSLLLDPAWRGAGNGALLSKARFLFMAQFPERFGPHVCAELRGYFDDDGQSPFWQSLGQHFFKIDFDQADYLTSIGKKSFVAELMPKYPIYVDFLSAQAQAAIGVTHRDTLPARRLLEQEGMRSGAHVDIFDSGPVLEARVADLRAARDSRYLSVNIASNAVDDGSPASAVSHTEPYLVARLALDGFRATLVSGRPERRAFTLSPLAAQALGVKQGDRIQVLPLKPPRAEAI, from the coding sequence CTGCGTGTGGTGCGTCTCGCGCGGCCCGACGATCTTCCCGCCTTGCTGAAGCTGGCCGCATTGGCCGGGCCGGGCATGACGTCGTTCAAGCCGGATCAGGCGGCGCTCGAAGCGCGTCTGGCGCGCGTTGCGGCTACGCTGCAAGGGCACGCGCCCACGGGCGAGCAGGGCTATCTGTTCGTGATGGAAGACGTATCGACCGGCGAAATCGCGGGCGTATGCGGGCTGGAGGCCGCCGTTGGGCTGGAGCAGCCGTTTTACACGTATCGCAAGGATACGATCGTGCACGCGAGCCGTGAGTTGAACGTCTGGTCCCGGATGTTGACGCTCTCGCTCTCGAACGATCTGACCGGCTACAGCGAACTTTGCTCGCTGTTGCTCGATCCGGCGTGGCGAGGGGCGGGCAACGGCGCGTTGCTCTCGAAAGCGCGCTTCCTGTTTATGGCGCAATTTCCCGAGCGTTTTGGCCCGCACGTCTGTGCCGAGTTGCGCGGCTATTTCGACGACGATGGGCAGAGCCCGTTCTGGCAGTCGCTGGGCCAGCATTTCTTCAAGATCGATTTCGATCAGGCGGATTACCTGACGTCCATCGGCAAGAAGTCGTTCGTCGCCGAACTCATGCCGAAGTATCCGATCTATGTCGACTTTCTCTCCGCGCAGGCGCAAGCCGCCATTGGCGTGACGCATCGAGACACCCTCCCGGCGCGACGTTTGCTGGAACAGGAAGGCATGCGCTCGGGGGCGCACGTCGACATTTTCGACAGCGGCCCGGTGCTCGAAGCCCGCGTTGCCGACCTCCGTGCTGCGCGCGACAGCCGCTACCTCAGCGTGAATATCGCATCGAACGCCGTCGACGACGGCAGCCCTGCATCTGCGGTCTCACACACCGAACCGTATCTCGTCGCGCGCCTCGCCCTTGACGGATTCCGCGCCACGTTGGTCTCAGGGCGTCCCGAGCGGCGCGCGTTCACCCTCAGTCCGCTCGCGGCGCAGGCGCTTGGCGTCAAGCAGGGCGATCGCATTCAGGTCCTGCCGCTCAAACCGCCGCGCGCCGAGGCGATATGA